A single Leptospira kirschneri serovar Cynopteri str. 3522 CT DNA region contains:
- a CDS encoding TldD/PmbA family protein — translation MNLEHSVEYVLDVCKKKDLDGFDLVASESKDVGIELFRKRVSNTELSNSRGIGIRLIKSGKPGYSYSEKLSEEALSQMVEDAISQSKISDPLDIDLPDPTELPKIEIRSYEESLESLGFEWLRSTGEKLDDLAWSVGGKIENVPYSYAGKTWNRIILANSNGLYHSEKSNLVSAGVALVATDGKTKKMGGYTRSGLDLNRIDPEFIVSTATERSLALLGAKPVKSGSYPVLLSNRISPQIFGMFSSPFSADNVQKGLSRLDGKIGSQIASQNWNVFCDPHVSDYPGSRLLDAEGVLTSKKAIIENGILKTYLYNLESAKKAGVSSTGNAIRSYGGRVGTSFNNYVVPKGNQTLEELLKSVPECIYILKLEGGSGCSAVSGEISIGVQGVYYKNGNPVHPVDSITMNLNFFDLLFRIDGISNEYNDSYSSIKIPDILIREASIAS, via the coding sequence ATGAATCTGGAACATTCCGTAGAATACGTGTTAGACGTTTGTAAAAAGAAAGATTTAGACGGTTTTGATTTAGTGGCTTCCGAATCTAAAGATGTAGGAATTGAACTTTTTAGAAAAAGGGTCAGCAATACTGAACTTTCCAATTCTAGAGGAATTGGAATTCGTTTGATCAAGTCTGGAAAACCAGGTTATTCTTACAGCGAAAAATTATCAGAAGAGGCTTTGTCTCAAATGGTAGAAGACGCAATTTCTCAGTCCAAAATTTCAGATCCTCTTGATATTGATTTACCTGATCCTACTGAACTTCCTAAAATAGAAATTCGTTCTTATGAAGAATCTTTAGAATCCTTAGGTTTTGAATGGTTGAGATCTACTGGAGAGAAGTTAGACGATTTAGCTTGGTCCGTAGGCGGTAAGATCGAAAACGTTCCCTATTCATACGCTGGGAAAACCTGGAATCGAATTATATTAGCAAACTCGAATGGTCTTTATCATAGCGAAAAATCGAACCTGGTTTCTGCGGGAGTTGCGTTAGTCGCAACTGACGGAAAGACCAAAAAAATGGGAGGTTACACCCGTTCCGGTTTAGATCTAAATCGAATAGATCCAGAATTCATCGTATCCACTGCAACAGAACGTTCTTTAGCTCTTTTAGGCGCAAAACCGGTAAAAAGTGGTTCGTATCCGGTTCTACTTTCTAACCGTATTAGTCCTCAAATTTTTGGAATGTTTTCTTCTCCTTTTTCAGCGGATAACGTTCAAAAAGGTCTTTCCAGACTAGACGGAAAAATAGGTTCTCAAATTGCATCACAAAATTGGAATGTGTTTTGCGATCCACACGTTAGTGACTATCCAGGTTCCAGGCTTTTAGACGCGGAAGGGGTTTTGACCAGCAAAAAAGCGATCATCGAAAATGGAATCTTAAAAACTTATCTATACAATTTAGAATCTGCTAAAAAAGCCGGTGTTTCCTCCACTGGTAACGCAATTCGTTCTTATGGTGGAAGGGTAGGTACTTCGTTTAACAATTACGTGGTTCCCAAAGGAAATCAAACTCTGGAAGAATTATTAAAAAGTGTTCCAGAATGTATTTACATTTTAAAATTAGAAGGTGGTTCCGGTTGTAGCGCCGTGTCTGGAGAAATTTCCATCGGAGTTCAGGGAGTATATTATAAAAACGGAAATCCAGTTCATCCAGTAGATAGTATCACTATGAATCTGAATTTTTTTGATCTACTATTTAGGATTGATGGGATTTCCAATGAATACAACGACTCTTATTCTTCGATTAAGATTCCAGATATTCTAATTCGTGAGGCAAGTATAGCCAGTTAA
- a CDS encoding TldD/PmbA family protein produces the protein MNINKTQLILEAGLSRKADFVEIFEEETRSSSVSLRDRKIEQSFAGIDYGIGIRLIYGTDVLYAHTNNEDLEHLISLIDILADSRGAVKEKSQTLVLKGDLKTPSFSINVIDPRKISPDQKLEILHRADKTARNVSSNIVQVGVSAFDSVSRIGIYNSEGLSLEDLRVRSRFNINVTAEKEGERFVASENPGAKKGFEFFSDLPVEQLSKTAAERSLLMLSAGYIEGKKMPVVMGNGFGGVIFHEACGHPLETEAIRKKSSPFVDKLGKRIAQSCLTAIDDGTIPDSWGSIDVDDEGTAPQKTILIENGILKNYLSDRIGAQEVGVEKTGSARRESYMYAPVSRMRNTYIAAGKDSFDSMLSGIDYGLFAKKMGGGSVNPSTGEFNFSVEEGYVIRNGKIAEPVRGATLIGKGDEILPKISMVGNDLELAAGMCGAASGSVPVTVGQPSLKVDEILVGGRS, from the coding sequence ATGAATATAAATAAAACTCAACTGATTTTAGAAGCCGGTCTTTCAAGAAAGGCGGATTTTGTGGAAATTTTCGAAGAAGAAACAAGATCTTCTTCTGTAAGTTTAAGAGATCGAAAAATAGAACAAAGTTTTGCCGGAATCGATTATGGAATTGGAATTAGATTGATCTATGGAACCGATGTTTTATATGCACATACAAATAATGAAGATTTAGAACATTTGATTTCTCTAATAGATATTTTAGCGGATTCCAGAGGTGCCGTAAAAGAAAAAAGCCAAACTTTGGTTTTAAAAGGAGACTTGAAAACTCCTTCTTTTTCCATTAACGTCATAGATCCTAGAAAAATTTCTCCCGATCAAAAATTAGAAATTTTACATAGAGCCGATAAAACGGCTAGAAACGTTTCTTCCAATATTGTACAAGTCGGCGTTTCCGCGTTTGACTCGGTTTCAAGAATTGGAATTTACAATTCGGAAGGTTTATCTTTAGAAGATTTAAGAGTTCGAAGTCGTTTTAATATCAACGTTACCGCCGAAAAAGAAGGTGAACGTTTTGTAGCATCCGAAAATCCGGGAGCCAAAAAAGGTTTTGAATTCTTCAGCGATCTTCCAGTAGAACAACTTTCCAAAACCGCGGCAGAAAGATCTCTTTTAATGTTATCTGCGGGTTACATCGAAGGAAAAAAAATGCCTGTAGTAATGGGAAACGGTTTCGGAGGAGTGATCTTTCACGAAGCATGCGGTCATCCCTTGGAAACGGAAGCAATTCGTAAAAAGTCTTCTCCCTTTGTAGATAAACTCGGAAAAAGAATTGCACAATCTTGTTTAACCGCAATCGACGACGGCACCATTCCAGATTCCTGGGGAAGTATCGACGTAGACGATGAAGGTACTGCTCCTCAAAAAACAATTTTAATTGAAAATGGAATCCTAAAAAATTATCTCTCCGATCGAATAGGCGCGCAAGAAGTAGGAGTTGAAAAAACAGGAAGCGCAAGAAGGGAAAGTTATATGTATGCTCCCGTTTCTAGAATGAGAAACACTTATATCGCTGCAGGTAAAGACTCTTTCGATTCTATGTTATCCGGAATCGATTACGGACTTTTCGCCAAAAAAATGGGAGGAGGTTCGGTCAATCCGTCTACTGGAGAATTTAATTTTTCTGTGGAAGAGGGATACGTTATCCGAAACGGAAAGATAGCAGAGCCGGTCCGTGGAGCCACTCTAATTGGAAAAGGGGACGAAATTCTTCCAAAAATCAGTATGGTAGGAAATGATTTAGAATTAGCAGCTGGAATGTGTGGTGCGGCTTCCGGTTCTGTTCCGGTTACGGTGGGACAACCTTCTTTAAAAGTGGATGAAATCTTGGTAGGAGGTCGTTCATGA
- a CDS encoding LIC11742 family lipoprotein — protein sequence MKILRFKNILFIGIVSFLFSSCIYRDIRIPGLSTNYTQYILNSEDFQILGTVETEGVYTSWLLLWVTGETGYKELLDKSKTLGGDEIINYRFEIEETSILLIVWNRIRWKATAHAIKYREKIKKP from the coding sequence ATGAAAATTTTAAGATTTAAAAATATACTATTCATAGGGATCGTTTCTTTTTTGTTTTCAAGTTGTATTTATAGAGATATTCGAATTCCCGGATTGAGTACGAATTACACTCAATACATTTTAAACTCGGAAGATTTCCAAATTTTAGGAACCGTAGAAACCGAAGGAGTTTATACCTCTTGGTTGTTACTCTGGGTGACCGGTGAAACAGGTTATAAAGAGTTGTTAGATAAATCCAAAACACTCGGAGGAGACGAGATCATCAATTATCGTTTTGAAATAGAAGAAACGAGTATTCTATTGATCGTTTGGAATCGGATCCGATGGAAAGCGACCGCACACGCAATCAAATATAGAGAAAAAATTAAAAAACCTTAA
- a CDS encoding HIT family protein, with the protein MSDCTICNFHQSCDSSEILVRFGEFSVRHSEEEKKLKGYLYIEPRSHWTSYLDWSQESFLDFGKALEFATNWIYKNHSPVKIYTVTVSEMVPHMHFHLIPRYFDDLKGIDYIKLALQGKLWEDQSIRDL; encoded by the coding sequence ATGTCCGATTGTACTATTTGTAATTTTCATCAGTCCTGCGATTCTTCTGAAATTTTAGTTCGATTCGGAGAATTTTCAGTTCGTCATAGTGAGGAAGAAAAAAAACTCAAAGGGTATCTTTATATAGAACCTCGTTCTCATTGGACTTCCTATTTGGATTGGTCTCAAGAATCCTTTTTGGATTTCGGAAAAGCCCTTGAATTTGCCACAAATTGGATTTATAAAAATCATTCTCCTGTTAAAATTTATACAGTAACCGTTTCCGAAATGGTTCCACATATGCACTTTCACTTAATTCCAAGATATTTTGACGATTTAAAAGGAATTGATTACATCAAACTTGCTTTACAGGGTAAATTGTGGGAAGATCAGTCTATTCGAGATTTATAA